The following proteins are encoded in a genomic region of Mycobacterium kiyosense:
- a CDS encoding hypothetical protein (frameshifted, insertion at around 2362532), producing the protein MTTASELLGYEGKNVLVVGGATGMGAAAAQIAKDLGAHVTVMDFAPVEFDVDRVISLDLSDQDSIDRAVDALDGPVHSLFSAAGVADGPKLMQVNFIGHRHLIERLFEKDLLQRGAAICFISSVAGMGWENDLELVQDFLATSGLQVGAGLVAGARAAGHHPLRVQ; encoded by the coding sequence ATGACGACGGCGTCAGAGTTACTAGGTTATGAGGGCAAGAACGTTCTGGTGGTCGGCGGTGCGACCGGTATGGGCGCGGCCGCGGCACAGATCGCCAAGGACCTCGGTGCCCATGTCACGGTGATGGACTTCGCGCCGGTCGAGTTCGACGTCGACCGCGTGATCTCGCTGGACCTCAGCGACCAGGATTCCATCGACCGGGCGGTCGACGCACTCGACGGTCCCGTCCACTCGCTGTTTTCGGCCGCCGGCGTCGCCGACGGGCCAAAGTTGATGCAGGTCAACTTCATCGGGCATCGCCACCTCATCGAGCGGCTCTTCGAGAAGGACCTGCTGCAGCGCGGCGCCGCCATCTGCTTCATCTCCTCGGTCGCCGGGATGGGCTGGGAGAACGACCTGGAACTGGTGCAGGATTTCCTGGCCACTTCCGGACTACAAGTCGGCGCTGGCCTGGTCGCAGGAGCGCGAGCCGCAGGGCATCATCCACTACGGGTTCAGTAA
- a CDS encoding cytochrome P450 codes for MTTTEIYYDPFDFDIDDNPYPIWKRMRDEIPLYYNEKYNFYALSRYEDVAPELTNWETYRSGRGTTMDIIMSGIEVPPGVILFEDPPLHDLHRRLLSRVFTPRRMEAIEPLTRDFCVRALDPLVGSGRFDFIENLGAMIPMRTIGYLLGIPEENQADIRDRGGRAINLREGTFRAVDEDLFEKSYEVFSDYIDWRIEHPSDDLMTQLLNAEIEDNGVVRRLERTEVLMYTSIIAGAGNETTTRLIGFIGQLLADHPDQLAQIVADPSLIPMAIEEVLRFEAPSPVQARYVARDVSCHGTLIQEGSIMLLLNGSANRDERRFVDGERFDIHRGGGHLSFGHGLHFCLGSALARMQARVALEEVIKRWPAWEVDYSAAEKAHTSSVRGWAKLPVVTG; via the coding sequence ATGACGACGACCGAGATCTACTACGACCCCTTCGATTTCGACATCGACGACAATCCGTATCCCATCTGGAAGCGGATGCGTGACGAAATCCCGTTGTACTACAACGAGAAATACAACTTCTACGCGCTGAGCCGGTACGAGGACGTCGCCCCGGAGCTGACGAACTGGGAGACCTACCGGTCCGGTCGCGGCACCACGATGGACATCATCATGAGCGGCATCGAGGTGCCGCCCGGCGTCATCCTGTTCGAGGACCCCCCGCTGCACGATCTGCATCGTCGTTTGTTGTCAAGGGTTTTCACGCCCCGGCGGATGGAGGCGATCGAGCCGCTGACGCGGGACTTCTGCGTACGTGCGCTGGACCCACTGGTCGGTTCGGGCCGGTTCGATTTCATCGAGAATCTCGGGGCGATGATCCCGATGCGCACCATCGGTTATCTGTTGGGCATTCCCGAGGAGAACCAGGCCGACATCCGCGACCGCGGGGGCCGCGCGATCAATCTGCGTGAGGGCACCTTCCGGGCGGTCGACGAGGACCTGTTCGAAAAGAGCTACGAGGTGTTCTCCGACTACATCGACTGGCGGATCGAGCACCCCTCCGACGACCTGATGACGCAGTTGCTCAACGCCGAGATCGAAGACAACGGAGTGGTGCGGCGCCTGGAACGCACCGAGGTGCTGATGTACACCAGCATAATCGCCGGCGCCGGCAACGAGACGACGACGCGCCTGATCGGCTTCATCGGGCAGTTGCTGGCCGACCATCCCGACCAGTTGGCGCAGATCGTGGCCGACCCCTCGCTGATCCCGATGGCGATCGAGGAGGTGCTGCGCTTCGAGGCGCCGTCCCCGGTGCAGGCCCGCTACGTCGCCCGCGACGTCTCCTGCCACGGCACCCTGATCCAGGAGGGGTCGATCATGTTGCTGCTCAACGGATCTGCCAACCGCGACGAGCGCAGGTTCGTCGACGGCGAGCGTTTCGACATCCACCGCGGCGGGGGCCATCTGAGCTTCGGGCACGGACTGCACTTCTGCCTGGGATCGGCCTTGGCACGGATGCAGGCGCGGGTGGCACTCGAGGAGGTCATCAAGCGGTGGCCGGCCTGGGAAGTCGACTATTCGGCCGCCGAAAAGGCGCACACCAGCAGTGTGCGGGGATGGGCGAAACTTCCGGTCGTCACTGGGTAG